A single Saccharolobus shibatae B12 DNA region contains:
- a CDS encoding APC family permease — MSSRKLSVFEAFSLSFGGQAPFTSIITFGTIGLQLGGSFLTIATIIGTILVLMNGLVIYRLSLRYSQHGGYFTYAFYSLTERLGLVTGWLFLLYAFTYGGTLLAGSIYIITSYLKINADLIAFLVLLFSAFLVIRGLDVSVKYAEFISIAEIVAIVISSVVLLLETKPSFNFTIPANPFLVILYSIGMPIGYGNLNPMSEDIKNAKKIVGIITVVVILLGGLLSALLFYASALYGTDLIEILLNKVGFVFPYLIFSALNGGILGGIAYIIAMSRILHAMSLRNFMPSIISSLKYNRPFNAEAISLIIYTVALFFLIHFVGLYTTFLVLGGLTVLSYLIISLSANLSLFRIALKKIRKRKMEITLATTSTILSLIILVYSMQENTPIINYIFFAWIIAGFIYAEVLEIAGSNGKNDED; from the coding sequence GTGAGTAGTAGAAAACTTTCAGTTTTTGAAGCGTTTTCACTATCCTTTGGAGGTCAAGCACCATTTACCTCCATAATCACATTTGGTACCATAGGTTTACAACTTGGTGGATCATTCTTAACCATAGCAACTATTATTGGGACAATCCTAGTGTTAATGAACGGTTTAGTCATATATAGGCTCTCTTTAAGGTATTCACAGCACGGAGGATACTTCACCTATGCATTCTATTCGCTTACCGAAAGGCTAGGGTTAGTAACTGGATGGTTATTTTTACTTTACGCTTTTACTTATGGCGGTACATTACTGGCAGGTTCAATTTACATTATAACGAGTTATCTGAAGATAAATGCTGACTTGATAGCGTTTTTAGTCCTATTGTTTTCGGCATTTTTGGTTATAAGGGGTTTAGACGTTTCCGTTAAATACGCTGAGTTCATAAGTATTGCTGAAATCGTTGCAATAGTTATCAGCTCAGTTGTGCTCTTGTTAGAAACGAAACCAAGTTTTAACTTTACAATTCCAGCCAATCCCTTTCTAGTTATACTCTACTCCATAGGAATGCCCATAGGTTACGGGAATTTGAACCCAATGAGCGAGGATATAAAGAATGCGAAGAAAATTGTGGGGATAATAACAGTTGTAGTGATACTTTTAGGTGGGTTATTATCAGCCTTGCTGTTTTACGCTAGCGCACTGTACGGAACGGATCTGATAGAGATTCTATTGAATAAGGTTGGATTTGTTTTCCCCTATTTGATCTTCTCAGCCTTAAATGGAGGGATATTAGGTGGAATAGCTTATATCATAGCAATGTCTAGGATCCTTCATGCAATGTCATTAAGGAATTTTATGCCATCAATTATTTCATCGCTTAAGTATAATAGACCATTTAACGCTGAGGCCATATCGCTCATTATCTACACTGTTGCTTTGTTTTTCTTAATTCACTTCGTTGGATTATATACAACCTTTCTAGTATTAGGAGGACTTACGGTATTAAGTTATTTAATTATATCGCTTTCAGCCAATCTTTCGCTGTTTAGGATAGCGTTAAAGAAAATAAGGAAGAGGAAAATGGAAATAACGCTTGCAACAACCTCCACGATATTATCATTAATAATATTAGTGTATTCGATGCAGGAAAACACTCCCATAATTAACTACATATTTTTCGCTTGGATAATTGCTGGATTTATCTATGCAGAAGTATTAGAAATAGCTGGAAGTAATGGAAAAAATGATGAAGATTAG
- a CDS encoding glycoside hydrolase family 57 protein yields the protein MIKTSCLSMVNFPKKSKTLLLLFFVTSLISAPLFISTSQSISVNFTVSSNGMVTIYIGGIPQNNTVILHYGIESGPQQAWTEIFNVAMKWNGQNFSATIGPFANGTWIAWVFYDNTTGQWINYDNHPFWNWNLEVNPPNLGQTYATVLQNGSILITAIGRAPDEFDIHYGLTTGPQTGLSWSDITDELMTYNPLWGNYTIVIGPFSPGQWVQWVYHDLTLNQYYHNASGQNFAIQDVYSFIQYINASYNRYVYVEGQPANVTIYLQNTISQAINSLISIQVAGHVYNLSSTLKPGYNPLSLTLDTSQIPQGIYYPQLNVYVNNSLQRQAALPPLYVLNTTGKKPLSLVIVWNMHQPLYVAPNGSWEQPWVWLHTGQDFNWNGSLVGAYELQALLIKQFNVSVTIDFTPVLLYQWETILHEKNYSFTSNFGINPNHDISAVNYTINLYRQLINEGKVDVLTVPFYHPLQPLLLQDGYWSDVLAQIRMGENFTHEVFGVWANGTWTPEMAFDMDLVGLYNESNISYTILDQQGFLPYVTLVSGSLNPDQPFIVENNLGQTIIVLFRNTTLSNEFGFKFFSQSPKLTAQELIQQLAEIYMNNPGGVVTVALDGENPLIFNPTTGPADLYAIYQALSQYQGQWLITQTASEAIATHKPYSVITNLPVNSWDLNLNYWNNGYPGKTEIWQNVSLAREYLVAYTVTVGANVSPLVYLPLNETPNSTNLVDTLWNYLYVAEGSDWTWQTGPPANGPQWFKEQAILYTSTIISEVKQQFSLIKLQSAKLDGNNLKLSIYNGINTTVRLLLVITNGKQQIQLPIMLSQGQNDFKIKLSNASSQLQIALYSPVSTSQVGLTLIPINSYGFLIAQYQVTLNKSTSSMVTYLLTLIGILVGSAIIIVIMKRGHI from the coding sequence ATGATAAAAACCTCATGTTTATCAATGGTTAATTTCCCTAAAAAATCAAAGACACTTTTACTTCTATTTTTTGTCACAAGTTTAATCTCAGCGCCACTCTTCATTTCAACGTCACAGTCGATAAGCGTAAACTTCACCGTTTCGAGCAATGGTATGGTGACTATTTACATTGGAGGCATACCACAAAATAATACTGTCATTTTGCATTATGGAATCGAAAGCGGACCACAACAAGCGTGGACTGAGATATTCAATGTTGCAATGAAATGGAATGGGCAGAATTTCAGTGCAACAATAGGGCCGTTTGCAAACGGAACCTGGATAGCTTGGGTATTTTACGACAATACTACTGGGCAATGGATAAATTACGATAATCATCCATTCTGGAATTGGAATTTAGAAGTTAACCCCCCAAATCTAGGACAAACATATGCTACAGTACTTCAAAACGGTTCCATATTGATAACAGCAATAGGAAGAGCTCCCGACGAGTTCGATATACATTATGGACTAACTACTGGACCTCAGACTGGATTATCATGGAGCGATATAACTGATGAGTTGATGACCTATAATCCATTATGGGGTAATTACACAATAGTGATAGGTCCGTTTAGTCCAGGCCAATGGGTGCAATGGGTTTATCACGATCTGACTCTAAATCAATATTATCATAACGCATCTGGTCAAAACTTCGCAATACAAGACGTTTACTCATTCATTCAGTACATTAATGCTTCATATAATAGATACGTATACGTCGAGGGCCAGCCAGCAAATGTTACCATATATCTGCAGAACACCATTTCACAAGCTATTAATTCCTTAATTTCAATTCAAGTAGCTGGTCACGTTTACAATTTGTCATCAACGTTGAAACCCGGATACAATCCATTATCCTTAACATTAGATACATCCCAAATACCGCAAGGAATCTATTATCCACAACTTAACGTTTACGTGAATAATAGTCTTCAGAGGCAAGCAGCCTTACCACCATTATATGTCCTAAACACTACTGGGAAGAAGCCCTTAAGTTTAGTAATAGTCTGGAATATGCATCAGCCCCTTTATGTAGCTCCAAATGGTAGTTGGGAACAACCTTGGGTATGGTTACATACTGGGCAGGACTTCAACTGGAATGGAAGTTTAGTTGGAGCTTATGAATTGCAAGCCTTGTTAATAAAACAGTTTAACGTTAGCGTAACGATAGATTTCACGCCAGTCCTATTATATCAATGGGAGACAATACTTCACGAGAAGAATTATAGCTTTACGTCCAATTTTGGGATTAATCCCAATCACGACATATCTGCAGTAAATTACACCATAAATCTTTATAGGCAATTAATTAATGAGGGTAAGGTAGACGTCCTCACAGTACCGTTTTATCATCCTTTACAGCCATTGCTCCTCCAAGATGGTTATTGGAGTGACGTCCTAGCTCAAATCAGAATGGGTGAGAACTTCACTCATGAAGTATTTGGAGTATGGGCTAATGGCACGTGGACTCCAGAAATGGCATTTGATATGGATTTAGTGGGGCTTTATAATGAGAGTAACATATCCTATACGATACTAGACCAACAAGGTTTTTTACCTTACGTTACATTGGTTAGCGGTTCATTAAACCCAGATCAACCCTTCATAGTGGAGAATAACCTAGGTCAAACTATTATCGTGCTATTTAGAAATACCACTCTATCTAACGAATTCGGTTTTAAGTTCTTCAGCCAATCTCCTAAGCTTACTGCTCAAGAACTCATACAACAATTGGCTGAAATATATATGAATAACCCTGGAGGTGTTGTAACAGTCGCTTTAGATGGAGAGAACCCTCTGATCTTTAATCCTACTACTGGCCCAGCTGATCTATATGCAATATACCAAGCTTTATCTCAATATCAAGGACAATGGCTAATAACTCAAACTGCAAGTGAGGCAATAGCAACTCATAAACCTTACAGTGTAATAACCAATCTACCAGTAAACTCTTGGGACCTTAATCTAAACTATTGGAACAATGGATACCCTGGTAAGACAGAAATATGGCAGAACGTTTCACTAGCTAGGGAATATTTAGTAGCTTATACAGTAACTGTTGGAGCTAACGTTTCACCATTGGTCTATCTACCTTTAAATGAGACGCCTAATTCAACTAACCTAGTAGATACATTATGGAATTACCTATATGTTGCAGAAGGTAGCGATTGGACTTGGCAAACTGGCCCTCCAGCAAATGGTCCACAATGGTTTAAAGAGCAAGCAATACTATACACTTCTACGATAATTTCAGAGGTTAAACAGCAGTTTAGTCTAATAAAACTACAAAGCGCGAAGTTAGATGGAAATAACTTAAAGCTCAGCATATACAACGGAATCAACACTACAGTACGTTTATTGCTGGTAATCACTAACGGTAAGCAACAAATACAATTACCTATAATGTTGAGTCAAGGGCAAAACGACTTTAAGATAAAATTATCTAATGCGTCTAGTCAGCTCCAGATAGCGCTATATTCTCCCGTCTCTACCTCACAAGTGGGCTTAACATTAATTCCCATTAATAGTTATGGATTCCTAATAGCTCAGTATCAAGTTACCCTAAACAAATCAACGAGTTCCATGGTAACTTACTTGTTGACGTTAATTGGTATACTAGTAGGGTCAGCAATAATAATAGTTATAATGAAGAGAGGTCATATTTAG
- a CDS encoding extracellular solute-binding protein — MGRKGKKIDYKAISKTLVAVIIVVVIVIAIGGIYAYLSSQHSTSLTSTTTTSSVLNISNPQALMQLVGLSTAPSTPVTITVWNSYSTSENQAFNETLAQFEQAFPWIRVQVTYGVGVGTSQFETAAKAGQAPIVYRDTSDSGGALFAAGLVLNLSQYLPQSITSLYVPTSIKDWELNGSLYGLPDNVNYIVMFYNKKFVPYPPNTTEQLVQIAESVNKTYHVWGIAYGASDEYGYRFAAWFAGFGGQIFSTNNGKIVPALNSTAMVDALNFWYNLTYNLKVNYLAPSTGAGGAEGQLFVANQTAIIFDGPWDLNAYLQALGPNLGAAPLPVVSQTGLRAEPFIGSTGFLISSPQVSGATQMQIKAALIFVLYFTNYQADLRLWEVAHDIPANLQAYNEALTQLKEGMLQPAYLNQIMEGILEQAQYGQQFPNIPQMAYYWNSFHQYASEFFANKVNATQASQGMEQAFIQALVQNGLMSSLLPLPIIPPLQYMLALISAILTPMVVIISPKKRW, encoded by the coding sequence TTGGGTAGAAAAGGAAAAAAGATAGATTATAAGGCAATTTCAAAGACACTAGTAGCAGTAATAATAGTTGTAGTAATTGTGATAGCCATAGGTGGCATTTATGCATATTTAAGTAGTCAACATTCTACGTCATTGACGTCAACCACAACAACTTCAAGTGTTTTAAATATTAGTAATCCTCAAGCCTTAATGCAGTTAGTTGGTCTCTCAACTGCGCCTTCTACGCCAGTTACGATAACGGTATGGAACAGTTATAGTACGTCCGAAAATCAAGCGTTTAATGAGACACTAGCACAATTCGAGCAAGCATTTCCATGGATTCGCGTCCAGGTAACATATGGAGTTGGAGTTGGTACTTCCCAATTTGAGACTGCTGCGAAGGCTGGACAAGCTCCAATAGTATATAGAGACACTAGCGATTCTGGAGGTGCACTATTCGCAGCTGGATTAGTACTAAACTTATCACAGTATTTGCCTCAGAGCATTACGTCATTATATGTACCTACTTCAATAAAAGATTGGGAATTAAACGGCTCCTTGTACGGACTACCGGATAATGTGAACTATATTGTAATGTTCTACAATAAGAAGTTCGTCCCGTATCCTCCAAACACTACTGAACAGCTAGTACAAATAGCCGAAAGCGTTAATAAGACATACCACGTTTGGGGAATAGCGTATGGAGCAAGTGATGAATACGGTTATAGATTTGCGGCGTGGTTTGCTGGATTTGGCGGGCAAATATTTTCTACTAATAATGGTAAGATAGTTCCTGCTTTGAACAGTACTGCCATGGTTGACGCATTGAACTTCTGGTACAATTTAACCTATAATCTTAAGGTCAATTACTTAGCTCCTTCTACTGGTGCTGGAGGTGCTGAGGGTCAGTTATTTGTGGCGAATCAAACTGCCATAATATTTGATGGTCCTTGGGATCTAAATGCGTATCTCCAAGCATTGGGGCCTAATTTAGGTGCTGCACCATTACCAGTAGTTAGCCAGACTGGATTAAGGGCAGAGCCATTTATTGGTTCTACAGGCTTTCTAATATCTTCACCTCAAGTTAGTGGCGCTACGCAAATGCAAATAAAGGCAGCGCTAATATTCGTTCTCTATTTCACTAACTATCAAGCTGATTTGAGATTATGGGAAGTTGCACACGATATACCAGCTAATCTACAAGCCTACAATGAGGCTTTAACCCAATTAAAGGAAGGAATGTTACAACCAGCATACCTTAATCAAATAATGGAAGGTATTTTAGAACAAGCCCAATATGGTCAACAATTCCCGAACATACCTCAAATGGCCTATTATTGGAACTCGTTCCACCAATACGCTAGTGAGTTCTTCGCTAATAAGGTAAATGCGACTCAAGCATCGCAAGGAATGGAACAAGCTTTTATCCAGGCTCTTGTACAAAACGGTCTAATGTCTTCACTATTACCTTTACCCATAATTCCTCCATTGCAATATATGCTAGCGTTAATCTCAGCGATATTAACACCGATGGTTGTGATAATTAGTCCTAAAAAAAGATGGTGA
- a CDS encoding carbohydrate ABC transporter permease: protein MKKDKLFSLFYILPIVIVTLFLFVFPLLYSVYISFTNLSLLHFLTYSYVGLRNYLIMFQYGYFLELLKNTLIWTIGSLLTMMTLGFVLALILNQTDLKGRSIFYAILILPWAFPGFISILIWQGLWVDPYGMMNRLILPLLHLPRVNSLTSTTDAWIELILTNDWLSFPYFMTVFYSALQSIPRELYDIADLDGANAFTKFLTITLPSLRRTIAFVFITSFVFTWNNFYPIYVLTGGGPGISTETFIVYAYQEAFSYSNFALAAAWSIISTIFVIVLGIIVIKYTRILDSFT, encoded by the coding sequence ATGAAAAAAGATAAGTTATTTTCCCTTTTTTATATTTTGCCCATAGTTATTGTGACACTTTTCCTCTTCGTATTTCCATTGCTCTATTCAGTTTATATTTCATTTACTAATCTAAGCTTGTTGCACTTCTTAACCTACAGCTATGTGGGATTGAGGAACTATCTCATAATGTTTCAATATGGGTATTTCTTAGAGCTGTTAAAGAATACGTTAATCTGGACCATAGGTAGTTTATTAACCATGATGACGTTAGGTTTCGTATTAGCCCTAATTCTAAATCAAACAGACCTTAAGGGAAGGTCAATTTTTTACGCTATATTAATATTACCTTGGGCTTTTCCAGGTTTCATATCAATTCTAATATGGCAAGGATTGTGGGTTGACCCTTACGGAATGATGAATAGACTAATCTTGCCGTTACTTCATTTACCTAGAGTAAACTCTTTGACTTCAACCACTGATGCTTGGATAGAGTTAATCCTCACTAATGATTGGCTTTCCTTCCCGTATTTTATGACAGTGTTCTACTCCGCCTTGCAAAGTATACCTAGAGAGCTATACGATATAGCAGATCTAGATGGAGCTAATGCCTTTACTAAATTCTTAACTATAACGTTGCCCTCTCTTAGGAGGACTATTGCCTTCGTATTCATAACCAGCTTCGTATTTACTTGGAATAATTTCTATCCGATTTACGTCTTAACTGGTGGAGGCCCAGGCATTTCTACTGAGACGTTTATAGTTTATGCCTATCAAGAGGCATTTAGTTATAGTAATTTCGCTTTAGCAGCTGCCTGGTCCATAATATCAACTATTTTTGTAATAGTTTTGGGAATAATAGTTATCAAATACACGAGAATTTTAGATTCGTTTACATGA
- a CDS encoding sugar ABC transporter permease, translating into MTQIKKHKLFKILRLAISYAVLIIMAAFSIFPLYYVFVTSFSNAPNLISLAVSDLLPKHIYFTAYEYLFTTNLYGGSFPLWIRNSLILAGSTAIISVLLALITGYALSRLNVPAKKILATFIYIVTFFPYTASAVPLYLLFAKFHLLNYIGLILAYTPGTSIFAAFIAKLSIDSIPASYEEIAMIDGLSRFGAFLRIVMRLALPVVALTALLGFSGTYLDFALAYSFLLPNIKEWTATIGLYYMAGLLNQASAPAYNIFAAGAVIMGIPLMALFIVSQRMMTRAYSNLAGVKQ; encoded by the coding sequence GTGACGCAGATAAAAAAACACAAGTTATTTAAAATCCTAAGATTAGCCATCTCGTATGCAGTATTAATAATAATGGCTGCTTTTTCCATATTCCCGCTATATTATGTCTTCGTTACCTCATTTAGTAATGCTCCAAACCTGATTTCATTGGCTGTATCAGACTTATTACCTAAACACATTTATTTCACAGCCTACGAATACTTATTTACTACAAACTTATATGGAGGCTCCTTCCCGTTATGGATTAGAAATAGTTTGATATTAGCCGGTTCTACAGCCATCATATCAGTTCTATTAGCCTTAATAACTGGATATGCTCTATCCAGGCTTAATGTGCCCGCTAAGAAAATTTTGGCAACGTTTATCTATATTGTTACGTTTTTCCCATATACAGCTTCTGCAGTACCTTTATATCTATTATTTGCTAAGTTCCATTTGCTTAACTACATAGGTCTAATTCTAGCTTATACTCCGGGAACGTCAATTTTTGCAGCTTTCATTGCAAAGTTAAGCATAGATTCGATACCAGCATCTTATGAAGAGATAGCAATGATTGATGGCCTATCTAGATTTGGGGCATTTTTAAGAATAGTGATGAGATTAGCATTACCAGTAGTGGCTTTAACGGCACTATTAGGCTTTAGTGGAACATACTTGGATTTCGCATTAGCGTATTCGTTTCTCCTTCCCAATATAAAAGAGTGGACTGCAACAATAGGGCTATATTATATGGCTGGTTTGCTAAATCAAGCAAGCGCTCCAGCATATAATATATTTGCAGCTGGAGCAGTTATAATGGGGATACCGTTAATGGCATTATTCATTGTTTCGCAAAGAATGATGACTCGTGCATATAGTAATCTAGCAGGGGTGAAGCAATGA
- a CDS encoding ABC transporter ATP-binding protein: MMGYVKLEDIWKEYEEKKKKVQVLKGLNLEIEKGEFVVILGPSGEGKTTILKIIAGLLRQDKGHVYLREELVDDLPPKDRRVAMVPQNYAIYPFMSVYDNIAFPLRVMHLSKEEIRRRILEVAKMLRIDNLLERKPSQLSGGQMQRVAIARALVKGADIILMDEPLSNLDAQVRVVAREELKQLQRDLKPTIIYVTHDQVEALSLATKVAILHDGVVQAYGDPMEIYKRPNSAWVGSFLGNPPMNIIRGEIEGDSIIIDNYRVGLPEEYKNLVKSGQKVLVGVRPEDIEIRDGGEIEGKVEMVEDLGPYSIIHLKISEETTIRVIEKSLSRRERGEKVRISIDTSKVVLFDASSERNLLEQYEKVKKK; this comes from the coding sequence ATGATGGGTTATGTTAAATTGGAGGATATTTGGAAGGAGTATGAGGAAAAGAAAAAGAAAGTGCAAGTTCTTAAGGGACTGAATTTAGAGATAGAAAAGGGAGAATTTGTAGTAATCTTGGGGCCATCTGGAGAAGGAAAAACTACAATTTTGAAGATTATAGCTGGATTATTAAGACAAGACAAGGGACACGTCTATCTGAGAGAAGAACTTGTTGATGATTTACCTCCTAAAGATAGAAGAGTAGCGATGGTGCCTCAAAACTACGCAATATACCCCTTTATGTCAGTTTACGATAATATCGCGTTCCCGTTAAGAGTAATGCACTTGTCAAAAGAGGAGATAAGGAGAAGGATATTGGAAGTAGCTAAAATGTTAAGAATAGACAATTTGCTAGAGAGAAAACCTAGCCAATTAAGTGGAGGCCAAATGCAAAGGGTTGCTATTGCAAGGGCATTAGTAAAGGGAGCTGATATAATACTAATGGATGAACCTTTATCTAATTTAGATGCACAGGTTAGGGTAGTGGCTAGAGAAGAGCTCAAACAACTACAGCGTGATCTTAAGCCTACAATAATTTACGTTACACACGATCAGGTTGAGGCTTTGAGCTTAGCAACGAAAGTAGCAATACTTCACGATGGTGTAGTACAAGCTTATGGTGATCCGATGGAAATTTACAAGAGACCAAATAGCGCTTGGGTAGGGAGCTTTCTAGGAAATCCCCCCATGAATATTATAAGGGGTGAAATAGAGGGTGACTCGATAATAATAGACAACTATAGAGTAGGATTACCGGAAGAATACAAAAATCTAGTGAAAAGTGGTCAAAAAGTTCTTGTAGGAGTAAGACCAGAAGATATAGAGATACGCGATGGCGGAGAAATAGAGGGAAAGGTTGAAATGGTAGAGGACCTAGGACCATATAGTATAATTCACTTAAAGATCAGTGAGGAAACTACCATTAGAGTCATAGAGAAATCACTATCTAGACGAGAAAGGGGAGAAAAAGTAAGGATATCCATTGATACTAGTAAGGTAGTACTCTTTGATGCTTCAAGCGAAAGAAACCTACTTGAGCAATACGAGAAAGTGAAGAAGAAGTGA
- a CDS encoding glycoside hydrolase family 15 protein → MRKEFFTIFIMFLFLTSPLLIISATPSSQYSSPSYLLLNNWVNQSIWVVTGIPIPNPQLNGFPLYNTSIRNLYVGKYGIVNLTVNFDILTTSAYLNLNNTINLISTNGNISILTPPNTPYILILFNTNSSTSIYIKTNTTILHVDSSLVRINTIPMIYISTNASYIIQNNTEKISVYKGKWFVELSVGAQPNFNISGLTKLNDMEIGKWLNSSKLPRGLPTNLLKEYYLSLLLIKDDQNPYLGTFAASPSPIYLYSWVRDSAFSAMALQLAGHYNSALKFWLWWSNAGQLQPGVWYTRYNFYDGQPDTTFGIPELDGIGLYEMGIYQYYNLTGNVTFLKQILPTIYKSVKYQIEMINESKYHLLPQDLSVWEDREAYHFWTEAINDLGLKSVAEIYRALNFSNYTAILYYEKELNQSIIENFWNDDYFASALGVSVVFEGGKSETILSPEPPSVDSAALLPINLGYLPPTSNYSVSNFEIINKTLLTAGGLARFPNDIYHYSQSLYDATSPEPPWIITTLFEALYLEELGKYNEALSLMYWAYDHSQHGLLPEAIDPKYAYPLPTTSPLTWSSAMFVMVALNYRPVTNSQTTTLTGYYVLGIMIAIVAIISVIITLRRR, encoded by the coding sequence GTGAGAAAGGAATTTTTTACCATTTTTATTATGTTTTTATTCCTTACAAGTCCACTTTTAATAATCTCTGCTACGCCTTCATCTCAATACAGCTCACCATCGTATTTGCTATTGAACAATTGGGTAAATCAGTCAATTTGGGTTGTAACTGGTATACCAATACCAAACCCTCAACTTAACGGATTCCCTCTTTATAATACATCAATAAGAAACCTTTACGTAGGAAAATACGGTATTGTTAACCTCACTGTGAACTTTGATATCCTAACGACTTCCGCTTATTTAAACCTTAACAACACTATTAATCTGATAAGCACTAATGGAAATATTTCTATACTTACACCCCCAAATACACCATATATCCTTATCTTGTTCAACACTAACTCATCAACTTCAATTTACATTAAAACTAATACTACAATATTGCATGTGGATAGTTCTTTAGTCAGAATAAACACTATTCCAATGATTTACATTTCAACTAACGCTAGTTACATTATTCAGAACAATACAGAAAAGATAAGCGTTTATAAGGGAAAGTGGTTTGTGGAGCTAAGTGTTGGTGCTCAGCCTAATTTCAACATATCGGGGTTGACTAAACTAAACGACATGGAGATAGGAAAGTGGCTTAATTCATCTAAGTTACCAAGAGGGTTACCAACCAATTTATTGAAAGAGTACTATCTCTCACTATTACTAATTAAAGATGACCAAAACCCATATTTAGGGACGTTCGCCGCTTCGCCTTCTCCAATTTATCTTTATTCTTGGGTAAGGGATTCTGCTTTTAGTGCCATGGCATTACAATTAGCTGGGCACTATAACTCCGCTTTGAAGTTTTGGCTATGGTGGAGTAATGCTGGTCAATTACAGCCGGGGGTCTGGTATACTAGATATAATTTCTATGATGGCCAACCTGACACCACGTTTGGAATACCGGAACTTGATGGAATAGGATTATATGAAATGGGCATCTATCAATATTATAACCTTACTGGTAATGTAACTTTTCTCAAGCAAATCTTACCTACGATATATAAATCTGTGAAATATCAAATTGAAATGATTAACGAGTCAAAATATCATTTACTGCCCCAAGACTTAAGCGTGTGGGAAGACAGAGAGGCCTATCACTTTTGGACTGAAGCTATTAATGACCTTGGATTAAAGAGTGTAGCCGAGATATATAGGGCATTGAACTTTAGTAATTATACCGCAATTCTATACTACGAGAAGGAATTAAATCAAAGTATCATAGAGAATTTCTGGAATGATGACTATTTCGCCTCAGCTTTAGGAGTTTCAGTTGTATTTGAAGGAGGGAAAAGTGAGACAATACTGTCTCCGGAACCTCCGTCAGTAGATTCAGCCGCTTTGTTACCTATTAATTTAGGCTATCTTCCGCCTACATCTAACTATTCCGTTTCAAACTTCGAGATTATAAACAAAACGCTTCTTACAGCTGGTGGACTAGCTAGATTTCCTAATGATATATATCATTACTCTCAATCGCTATATGACGCCACTTCGCCAGAACCTCCATGGATAATAACCACACTATTTGAGGCTTTATACTTAGAAGAGTTAGGCAAATACAATGAAGCTCTTAGTTTAATGTATTGGGCGTACGATCATTCGCAACATGGCCTTTTACCAGAAGCTATAGATCCTAAATATGCATATCCCTTACCTACAACTTCACCGTTAACATGGTCATCAGCAATGTTCGTCATGGTAGCCTTAAATTATAGACCCGTGACCAATAGTCAGACTACAACACTAACTGGATATTATGTGTTAGGAATCATGATAGCAATAGTAGCCATAATATCTGTAATTATAACATTAAGAAGAAGATGA